A stretch of the Medicago truncatula cultivar Jemalong A17 chromosome 5, MtrunA17r5.0-ANR, whole genome shotgun sequence genome encodes the following:
- the LOC11427751 gene encoding cullin-3A, whose protein sequence is MNFRVVSDPKYFDKNWNILQHAIREIFKCNDNARHFSFAELHRYAVVAGSFEMIKLVPNKATFHKHAYYMVLYNFGEKLYSGLVATMTSHLQEIARSLEATQVSSFMEELNTKWNDYYKSLPFLSDILRYMERTYIPSTKKTPVYELGLNLWRENVIYSNQIRNRLSNMLLEFVFKERAGEDVNRELIRNVTKMLIDLGPSVYEQVFETPFLQVLAESYKAESQKYIKCFDCGDYLKKVERCLNEETDRVHYLDPKTEKKIINAIEKEMIENPMPRLINMENSGFVNMICGTKYEDLERMYNLFRRVPNGLSKIKDVMISHIRVSVNKLVIDPKRLKDPVQFLWRLLDDLTMLRRLASTHIKIFLVLKLGLHFL, encoded by the exons ATGAATTTTCGAGTTGTAAGTGATCCCAAATATTTTGACAAGAATTGGAACATTCTACAACATGCCATTCGTGAGATATTCAAATGCAACGACAACGCTAGGCATTTTAGTTTTGCAGAGCTTCACAG ATATGCAGTTGTAGCAGGGTCTTTTGAAATGATCAAATTGGTGCCTAATAAAGCAACTTTCCACAA ACATGCTTATTATATGGTTCTTTACAATTTTGGTGAGAAGCTATACTCTGGGCTAGTTGCCACCATGACTTCTCATCTCCAAGAGATAGCTAGATCTCTTGAAGCCACTCAAGTAAGTTCCTTTATGGAAGAATTGAACACAAAGTGGAATGATTATTATAAGTCGTTACCATTTCTTAGCGACATTCTGAGGTACATGGAAAGGACTTATATCCCCAGCACCAAAAAGACACCTGTTTATGAACTTGGTTTGAACCTGTGGAgagaaaatgttatttattcAAACCAGATAAGGAATCGATTGTCGAATATGCTTTTGGAGTTTGTATTCAAGGAGCGTGCCGGGGAAGATGTTAACAGAGAACTGATTAGAAATGTTACAAAGATGCTAATTGATTTAGGTCCTTCTGTTTATGAGCAAGTATTTGAGACTCCTTTTCTGCAAGTTTTAGCTGAATCTTACAAGGCTGAATCCCAGAAATATATTAAGTGTTTTGACTGTGGGGATTATCTCAAGAAAGTTGAGAGGTGCTTGAATGAGGAAACGGATAGAGTTCATTACTTGGACCCTAAGActgaaaagaaaattattaatgCGATCGAGAAGGAGATGATTGAAAATCCCATGCCTAGATTAATCAATATGGAGAACTCTGGGTTTGTAAACATGATTTGTGGTACTAAATATGAAGATTTGGAAAGAATGTATAACTTGTTCCGACGTGTTCCTAATGGtctctcaaaaataaaagacgTGATGATCTCACACATTCGAGTGTCCGTTAACAAGCTTGTTATTGATCCAAAAAGGTTGAAGGATCCTGTTCAATTTTTGTGGAGGCTCTTGGATGATCTCACCATGCTCAGGAGGCTTGCTTCAACCCATATAAAGATTTTCTTAGTCTTAAAACTTGGCCTTCATTTCCTTTGA
- the LOC112422055 gene encoding uncharacterized protein yields the protein MDSHTNIQGRSPSYRREGTRPGIQGLNFWKLSYAQSGSLIRPFSLDEVKQAVWDCESFKSPGPDGINLGFIKDFWNELKDDFMKFLLDFHRNGKLTKGVNSTFIALIPKVASPQKLGDFRPISLVGCMYKVLAKVLANRLRSTLSYVVSDNQSAFVRGKQILDGILIANEVVDEAKRLKKDLLLFKVDFEKAYDSIDLNYLNSVMLNMNFPTLWRKWIMECVGTATTSVLVNGCRTDEFPIQRGLRQGDPLSPFLFLLAAEGFDILMKASVSSNLFNAYGIGPQSEIKISHLQFADDTIIIGEKCWLNVHTIRAVLLLLEEVSGLKVKFNKSMLTGVNISHNWLTEAASVLNCKTGTIPFMYLGLPIGGDSRRLSFWKPVVDRIVARLSSWNNKFLSLGGRLVLLKSVLSSLPVYFLSFFKAPAGGLGVRRLGEFNLSLLGKWCWRLLIDKEGLWYRVLKARYGKVGGRIQEGGREASGWWSMLCKVRDGVGSGVGNWFDVNVRREVGNGSSTFFWTDKWLGGVPLKIQFSRLYDLSVHKECSVADIERWRWVEGGNGWVWRQRLLAWEEESMRECITLLDNIVLQVHIQDRWRWLLDPVHGYSVGGTYRFLTNSEEQVANDVFIDVWHKLVPTKVSLFAWRLLQDRIPTRENLVRRLILQPNDNLCVGGCGLSETTGHLFIGCESFGSVWVLLGHWLGFSFVPPGSIKDHYIQFTHLAGLPRSTYVFLKVIWLACVWAIWKERNNRVFNDTVIDPLHIVEKVKLNSFLWLSSNIEPIAFGFYDWWRHPLFCMGVI from the exons ATGGATTCACACACAAATATTCAGGGGCGTAGCCCTTCGTATAGGAGGG AGGGTACTCGACCTGGAATTCAAGGTTTAAATTTTTGGAAGTTGTCTTATGCTCAATCAGGTAGTTTAATTCGTCCTTTCTCTCTTGATGAAGTTAAACAGGCTGTGTGGGATTGTGAGAGCTTCAAAAGTCCCGGGCCGGATGGTATTAACCTTGGTTTTATTAAAGACTTTTGGAATGAGTTGAAAgatgattttatgaaatttcTTCTCGATTTTCATCGTAATGGGAAGCTGACGAAGGGTGTCAACTCCACTTTTATTGCTCTAATTCCGAAGGTGGCTAGTCCACAGAAGCTTGGTGATTTCCGACCTATTTCTCTTGTTGGTTGTATGTATAAAGTGTTGGCAAAGGTTCTTGCAAATCGACTACGTTCTACTTTGAGTTATGTGGTGTCTGATAATCAATCCGCTTTTGTGAGAGGCAAACAAATTCTTGATGGCATTCTTATTGCTAATGAGGTAGTCGATGAAgcaaagcgtctgaagaaagaTTTATTACTGTTCAAAGTTGATTTCGAAAAGGCTTATGACTCGATTGATCTCAATTATCTGAATTCTGTGATGCTTAATATGAATTTTCCGACTCTTTGGCGGAAGTGGATAATGGAGTGTGTTGGAACAGCTACTACTTCGGTCCTTGTGAATGGGTGTCGGACAGATGAGTTTCCTATTCAGAGGGGGCTTAGACAGGGGGACCCTTTAtcgccttttttatttttactagcgGCAGAAGGTTTTGATATATTGATGAAGGCTTCAGTGTcgtcaaatttatttaatgcTTATGGTATTGGACCTCaaagtgaaattaaaatttctcACCTACAGTTTGCTGATGACACTATCATTATTGGAGAAAAATGTTGGTTGAATGTTCATACCATTCGGGCGGTATTATTATTACTTGAAGAGGTGTCCGGGTTGAAGGTAAAATTTAACAAAAGCATGTTGACAGGTGTAAACATTTCTCATAATTGGTTGACGGAAGCGGCTTCGGTGTTGAACTGTAAAACTGGTACAATTCCCTTTATGTACTTAGGATTACCTATAGGCGGAGATAGTAGAAGACTCAGTTTCTGGAAACCGGTAGTGGACCGTATTGTTGCTAGATTGTCATCGTGGAATAATAAATTTCTATCGCTTGGTGGTCGCTTGGTTCTTCTGAAATCTGTCCTATCCTCTCTtccggtttactttctttcctttttcaaggCACCTGCag GTGGTTTGGGGGTGCGGAGGTTAGgtgaatttaatttatctttgttagggaaatggtgttggaggttgttgATTGACAAAGAAGGCTTGTGGTATCGTGTCTTAAAGGCACGGTACGGGAAGGTTGGTGGTAGAATTCAGGAAGGAGGGAGAGAGGCGTCCGGTTGGTGGAGTATGTTGTGCAAGGTGAGGGATGGAGTAGGATCGGGAGTAGGTAACTGGTTTGATGTTAATGTTAGGAGGGAGGTAGGAAATGGTAGTAGCACTTTCTTTTGGACTGATAAATGGCTAGGTGGAGTACCTTTAAAGATTCAATTTAGTCGTCTTTATGATTTATCGGTGCATAAGGAGTGTTCGGTGGCAGACATAGAGCGTTGGAGGTGGGTTGAGGGCGGCAATGGGTGGGTTTGGAGACAGCGGTTgttagcttgggaggaggagagtaTGAGGGAGTGTATCACTTTACTGgataacattgttttgcaggttcATATTCAGGACCGTTGGCGGTGGTTACTAGATCCTGTTCATGGTTATAGTGTTGGTGGGACTTATCGCTTTCTCACAAATTCTGAAGAACAGGTGGCTAATGACGTTTTTATTGACGTGTGGCACAAATTGGTCCCGACAAAAGTGTCGCTTTTTGCTTGGCGGTTGCTTCAAGACAGAATTCCTACAAGAGAAAACTTGGTGCGTCGTCTCATTCTTCAACCAAACGACAATTTGTGTGTTGGAGGGTGTGGACTATCCGAAACGACGGGTCATCTCTTCATTGGATGCGAATCTTTTGGAAGTGTTTGGGTTTTACTTGGTCACTGGCTTGGGTTTTCTTTTGTTCCTCCAGGCTCTATTAAGGATCATTACATTCAGTTTACTCATTTGGCGGGTTTGCCTAGATCTACTTATGTGTTTCTTAAGGTTATTTGGCTTGCTTGTGTTTGGGCAATATGGAAGGAGCGAAACAACCGCGTTTTCAATGATACGGTTATTGATCCGTTACATATTGTCGAAAAAGTTAAGTTAAATTCTTTTCTCTGGCTTTCTTCGAATATTGAGCCTATTGCTTTTGGCTTTTACGATTGGTGGAGACATCCCCTTTTTTGTATGGGTGTGATTTAA
- the LOC11413988 gene encoding origin of replication complex subunit 6: MDISEIAKKLKLSDSKLLIRKAAELRRLCDVHFDSSIIGVGEVAKAIICMEIAATKLGVLFDRSSAVKLSGMSDRGYIRSYNSLHNTIGVKLKLDVRELAIQFGCVRIIPFVRDGLKLYKERFLSSLPAARRASADFTRPVFMAVAFYLCAKKHKLKVDKIKLIELCGTSESEFSSVSTTMKDLCHDVFGVAKEKKDPKEVKTNRDLLDVLPSKRKAEDGGYLSDDGEEVSSYKKRKQMETKDYEKWKSSVLTSNKQDKKEVPSKKPKQTRLNFVKEAPETQKLEAM; this comes from the exons atggatATCTCAGAGATCGCTAAGAAACTCAAACTCTCCGATTCCAAACTTCTCATCCGTAAAGCCGCTGAACTCCGTCGCCTCTGCGATGTTCACTTTGATTCCTCCATCATCGGCGTC ggtgAAGTTGCAAAAGCTATTATCTGTATGGAAATCGCTGCGACGAAACTTGGTGTTCTTTTCGATCGATCTTCTGCGGTGAAGCTTAGTGGAATGTCTGATAGGGGTTATATTAGATCCTATAATTCACTTCATAATACAATTGGTGTCAA GTTGAAGCTTGATGTGAGGGAATTGGCGATTCAATTTGGGTGTGTTCGGATTATACCGTTTGTTCGCGATGGTCTGAAACT TTATAAGGAACGGTTTCTTTCATCGTTGCCGGCTGCTCGTCGTGCAAGTGCTGATTTTACTCGTCCGGTTTTTATGGCTGTTGCTTTTTATTTATGTGCAAAGAAACATAAG CTAAAAGTTGATAAGATTAAGCTGATTGAACTTTGTGGTACATCTGAATCTGAATTTTCTAGT GTTTCTACTACTATGAAAGACTTGTGCCATGATGTTTTTGGGGTTgctaaagaaaagaaagaccCTAAAGAAGTGAAGACCAATAGAG ATCTGCTTGATGTCTTACCAAGCAAAAGAAAAGCTGAGGATGGCGGCTATTTGTCTGATGATGGGGAAGAG gtttcaagttataaaaaaaggaaacagATGGAAACAAAAGATTATGAGAAATGGAAATCTTCAGTCCTTACATCCAATAAACAAGATAAGAAAGAAG TGCCCAGCAAGAAACCAAAGCAGACTCGCCTCAACTTCGTCAAGGAAGCTCCTGAGACCCAGAAGTTGGAGGCGATGTAA